A stretch of the Arvicanthis niloticus isolate mArvNil1 chromosome 17, mArvNil1.pat.X, whole genome shotgun sequence genome encodes the following:
- the Dnph1 gene encoding 5-hydroxymethyl-dUMP N-hydrolase → MAACVEQAPRSVYFCGSIRGGREDQALYARIVARLRRYGKVLTEHVADAELEPPGEEAAGGDQLIHDQDLAWLQQSDVVVAEVTQPSLGVGYELGRAVALGKPILCLFRPQSGRVLSAMIRGAADGSRVQVWDYAEGEVETMLDRYFEACLPQGIASSSNQSA, encoded by the exons ATGGCGGCGTGCGTGGAGCAGGCTCCGCGCTCTGTGTACTTCTGCGGGAGCATCCGCGGCGGGCGCGAGGACCAAGCGCTGTACGCGCGGATCGTGGCGCGGCTGCGGCGCTATGGGAAGGTGCTCACTGAGCACGTGGCTGATGCTGAGTTGGAGCCGCCTG GGGAAGAGGCTGCTGGGGGCGACCAGCTCATCCATGATCAGGACCTGGCCTGGCTGCAGCAGTCAGATG tggTCGTGGCCGAAGTGACACAGCCATCCTTGGGTGTGGGCTATGAATTGGGCCGGGCAGTAGCCCTTGGTAAGCCAATTCTATGCCTGTTCCGACCACAGTCTGGCCGAG TGCTTTCTGCCATGATCCGGGGAGCAGCTGACGGCTCGAGGGTCCAGGTGTGGGACTACgcagagggagaggtggagaccATGCTGGATCGGTACTTTGAGGCTTGTCTTCCTCAGGGGATAGCTTCCTCCAGTAACCAAAGTGCCTGA